Within Dysgonomonas sp. HDW5A, the genomic segment ACATCACAGAAAACTATTTTTAGTGGAGGTAATAAATTTGATGCAGTACTTCAATACATCAATGAAGCATATGTAGATACCGTGAATACCGATGAATTGGTTGAAAAAGCTATTCCCGGCTTGATAGCCGAGCTTGATCCACATTCGGCATATTTTACCGCAAAAGATATGGAACTGATGGGCGATGATCTCGAAGGCCATTTTAGTGGCATCGGTGTTCAGTTCGTTTTACGTAACGACACCATAATGGTGGTAAGTGTTATCACCGGAGGACCTTCTCAGGCAGCAGGTATTCGTCCCGGCGACCGAATTGTATATGTTAACGATAGTCTGTATGCCGGTAAGGATATGACTAACGAAAAAGTAATGAGGAGCTTAAGAGGAGCAGAAGGTACGGATGTGAAATTGGGTATCGTACGATTAGGTAATGCTAAGCCCATAGATATTACTGTCAGACGTGGCGATATACCTGTTAATACAGTAGATATATCTTATCAGCCCGTCGAAAAAGTAGGATATATAAAAATCAGTAAATTCGGTGGAACTACTACTCAGGAGTTTATTTCGGCTATATCGAAACTTAAAAAACAAGGAAGCGAATCATTTATTATAGACTTGCGTCAAAATACAGGGGGTTACCTCAATGCTGCTATCGATATGGTAAATGAATATCTGGATAAGGGTGAACTAATTGTTTATACTCAAGGTAGAGCCTTTAAACGTGAAGATGCTATTGCCAACGGTTCGGGTACATCCAAAAAAGATCAGTTGATTGTATTGATGGACGAAGGCAGTGCTTCGGCCAGTGAGGTCTTTGCCGGAGCCATTCAGGATAACGACAGAGGATTGATAGTTGGCCGCCGTTCATTTGGTAAAGGCTTGGTTCAGCAACAACAAAAATTTACAGACGGATCGGCTCTAAGGTTGACTATTGCACGCTATTATACACCTGCAGGACGTTCGATTCAAAAACCCTATGAGCTAGGAAAATCGAAAGATTATAATGACGATTTAATGAATCGCTACTTACGAGGCGAATTTGATTCACAAGATAGTATCAAGCAAGAAAACGAACCTGTGTTCCATACTTTAGGAGGTCGTTTAGTGCATGGAAACGGAGGCATAATGCCCGATGTGTTTATTCCCAGAGATACCGTAGGAGTTAATTCTTATTACATATCGGTGATGAATAACGGTTTAGTGTACGAATATGCATTTATGTATACCGATAAAAACCGTCAGCGTCTTGAGAAATTTACCAACTGGAAAGATATGGATGCTTACTTGTCGTATCAGCCTTTGGTTGCGAACCTTATCAGCTTAGCCGATACTAAGGGTATTCGTTACAGGCCTTATTTGGTAGCAGAATGCCGTAACTTATTGACTCTACAATTGAAAGCGAATATTATCCGTAATTTCTTTGGAGACGAAGGCTATTACTCGATGATTCTTCAGGATGATATTGTTCTGAAAAAAGCGATAGAGCTTATACAGGAAAAGAAAGCATATCCGGCTGCTATAAAAGCACAGGCATATAAAAAAATAAGTTACCAGTTAACTCCATCCAATATCCCTGATTGGAGGGAAACTTTTCCTTCTCTTTGGTGGGGGTGATGGTGCTATAACCTACTTTTAACTTGTAAATTAAGAAATATTGAATTCGAAACTAGATTCCGCTAAGGATAAATTAAGAAAAGAAATTGCTGCAGAGAAGCGTCAATATACATCAGAACAATTACTTCAGATGTCGGATGAAGTATTCTCTGTACTCGAAATAACAGGGATGTTCAGAGATGCATCTACCATATTTATATACAATGCGATGGCAGATGAGGTATCAACACAAGCTTTCATCGAAAAGTGGAAATCGGAGAAAACTTTCTACCTGCCTGTTGTTAAAGATGAGCATCTGGTCTTTCGTAAATTAGAAAATAATACCTCTTTCGAAAAATCGAAAATAGGAGTTGATGAACCCATTGGCGATGATTTCACAAACTTCTCGAAAGTGGATTTGATAATTGTTCCCGGAACGGCTTTTGATCGGAAATGCAATCGGGTGGGGCGTGGTAAAGGATATTATGATCGTTTTTTGACAAATATAAAGGCTCCTAAAGTTGGTGTTTGTTTCGACTTTCAATTAAAAGATCAAATACCAGCCGATGAAAGAGATATAAAGATGGATATGATTGTAGGCGAAAATGAATTGATTTGGTAAGCCATTACTATTCATTCTAATTTGTGACTCTCAAGGTCTCGTGTCTATTTATTATCCATCCGAGTACAATAACGATTGATCGTTATAACCTTAAAATGCAGCATTAAATACTTTTTGTTACTTTAAAAAATCTGATAAAATGAAACGTATAAGAACTTATCAGGCAGGTTTACTTTCTTTAAGTCTGCTGTTGAGTGGGATGTTTTCATCCTGCACTAATGATGATCCCCCCAAACCTTATGGAGTATTGCCTTCTGCAGATCAGCTCGAATGGCAAAAAATGGAATATTACATGTTTATTCATTTCGGACCCAATACATTTACCGATGTAGAGTGGGGAAATGGAAAAGAAGATCCAAAAGTATTTAACCCTACTGACGTTGATTGCCGCCAATGGGCAGCGACAGCTAAAGCAGCGGGTATGAAAGGTATAATTCTCACCGCTAAACATCACGATGGATTTTGTTTGTGGCCCAGCGAATATAGTACACATACCGTGCGTGAGAGTTTGTGGAAAGATGGAAAAGGCGATTTGTTGAAAGAATTGTCGGAAGCCTGTAAAGAGTATGGTCTTAAATTCGGAGTTTACCTCTCGCCGTGGGATCAAAACCATCCTGCATACGGAACACCCGAGTATAATCAGATTTTCGCAAATACTTTAACCGAAGTTTTGTCGAACTACGGTCCTATATTCGAACAATGGTTTGATGGTGCTAATGGTGAGCATGAAGGCGGAAAAAAGCAGGTTTATGATTGGAAAATGTTTCATGATATAGTATATAAAAATCAACCTCATGCAATAATATTCAGTGATGTAGGTCCCGGCTGCCGTTGGATGGGTAACGAACGAGGTGTTGCAGGCGAAACCAATTGGTCACGCTTGAATATCGAAGGTTTCGGACCCGGAAAAGCTGCTCCGCCTACAGATACACTTAATATCGGAAATGTACATGGTGCTGCATGGGTGCCTGCCGAAACAGACGTATCGATACGTCCGGGATGGTTTTTCAGCCCCTCTACAAATGATAAAGTAAAAAGTATCGATCAGCTAATGGATATATATTATACATCAGTTGGACGGAACTCTAATTTATTACTGAATGTCCCACCGGATAGAAGAGGGCGTATACATGCCAATGACTCTACCCGTTTGATGGAATTTCATAAAGAGATAGAATCTATCTTTAGTAACGATCTATCAAAAGGAGCAACTGTAAAAGCGTCTAAGACCAGAGCTAATTCGTCTAAATACGCTGCTTCGAACTTATTGGACGATAATTATGATAGTTATTGGACTACAGACGATGATGTTCTTACAGCTTCATTAGAAATAGATCTCGGACAAGCAAAATCGTTTAACAGATTAGTGCTTCAAGAATATATTCCACTGGGACAACGTGTGGCAAAATTCAATGTTGAATACTTGAATGGCGATAAATGGGAAGAGGTTGCTCAGGCTACCACTATAGGTTATAAACGTATATTGAGGTTTCCTACTATTACGACCCAAAAGTTGAGAATCAATATTCAAAGTTCGCTGGCATGCCCGATATTAAACAAGGTCGGATTATTTGCCGCTCCTGAAAAGCTGTCATCTCCTGTTGTTATGAGGAATAAAGAAGGAGTTGTTTCTATTGCATGTGCCACCCCTGAGCCTGTTATTTATTACACAACAGATGGCAGTGAGCCTACAACTTCATCTAAAGTGTATAAAGGAGAGTTTAAGTTGTCTGAAGGCGGTACTGTAAAAGCTCTTGCAACCATAGATAAGGGAAAGAACCAGAGCGAAGTTGTATCTGTTGTATATGATATTGCACCCGTTCTGTGGTCGGTTGTATCGCCTGTAGCAGATAATCTGTCGTTTATAGTGGATGGTAACCCCAACTCTTATGTGGCAGTTAAAGATAATACACCTGTTGTTATAGACTTAGGCAGTAAACTAAACCTTAAAGGGTTTTCTTACGATCCATTGAAAAGCGAGACTGCTAACAATGTTTATAAGTATAATTTATATACTAGCTTGGACGGTAAGACTTGGACTAAGGTGCAAAGTAATGCTGCGTTCAATAACATAAAGAATAATCCTATAAAGCAAAATGTGTTGTTTGATAAAGCGGTAGAAGCGAAGTTTTTGAAGTTTGAACCTTTGCAGACGACAGCTTCATCGAAAGATTATATTGTAGCCGAATTAGGTGTTATAACTAAATAAGATTATTTATAATCTCAATAAAAAAACAGGCAAGTCATTAAATGACTTGCCTGTTTTTTTATTGCTAAAGGTTTTATCGTTTTTTATGTCTTACTTTGCTTTCTCAAAATCTTCTTGTAGACGTTTTACATCATCCGGATTTGTTGCTTCCATCTTTATAGCCTTAGCGTCTTTTGCAACTATTACAAGCGATTTGTATTTTGGATGTTTAAATACCAACTCTTGATCGCCTCTTGCCATAATAGCATATTCGCCATTGGCATTCGAAAGAGATTTGGGGTTAGTGCCTTGTATGGCGATTGTAACACCTTCGATAGGTTTGTCATCCGCAGTATTTACAATTTTACCATTTATGAGTACTTCTTTTTCCTGCTGCTTTGTCTTTTTTATGTCTTTTGAATCATAAATGTAAAATGATACAACACATAATAAAACCAATATTATACCTAATTTAGATTTCATGATTATCGTTTTATTTGTTATTTAATTTTTAAAGAAACGGATTAACCTTTTTTACTTGCTCAAAGTTACTCACTGTTAATACAAATTGATATTCGAAGATACATCATTTTTTTTATTTCTTAAAACAGCCGGTTCTATCTTTGCACTTATTCCATTTATACGTCACTCTTAATACAATTTTAGGGTCAATGATTCGGGCAAATGAGCAGTAAGATGTTTTTATTAGATTGTTCAGCTTTTCGGGTGTTTTAAACTGTTAGCATTTCAAGTGATTTTATTTTTACTTCCATGTTTTCGTATTTCTAAAATAAGTATGCCATGTTATTGTTTGGTTATATTGAGGTACTGTAATTGCTTTTTATATAATACAATAGCTTCATTGTTTCTTTTATTAGAATTGATAATAAGGTTGTTTGTTAACATCTGAGTAGTACTTTTTTAGAGTATATAATAAGGCTGTAAAAGCTATTGTAAGTAAGGCTTTTGATGTTTTTCATTGTTGTCTGTTTTTAGATTTAACATTTTTTACTCATTTTATTTTTGATATTTTTAATTTTTGCCTCCAATTCGTCTAGATCCTAGTAGATAAAAGGAATTTCAATAAATGTGTCTATCTGACCCTGTGGTCAATTGTTACATTGTATTCTCTTATTTATAGAGAATGTGTCAGCAAAAATTCCATAAAAAGAACATTTTTTTTTTATATCGTTGCACACTTTTATAAAATCATGTAGCTTTGCCCGCTATATAAAACAGCGAAAATTGAGATTTTTCAAACAAAATAGAGAACGGTCTGTAGATTATACAGATGAGGAACTGTTAGGGCAATATCGAGAGACTGGGGATTCCGAGTATTTTGGTCAGCTTTATAACAGGTATATTCCGTTGGTATATGGTCTCTGTTTGAAATATTTGCAAAACGAAGATCAATCTCAAGATGCAGTGATGGAAATATTCGAAAATTTACTTCCCCGAGTTGGCACTTACGAAATTAAAGTTTTTAAAACATGGCTATATAGTGTAGTCCGAAATCACTGTTTTCATCTGTTAAAGGAAAATAAAAAAGAAATAATTGTAGATTTTGATTCCACGGTTATGGAATCTGACACAATTTTAACTCTATTAAGTGAAGACGTGGAAAAAGAGCAGGAAGATGCATTAAATTATTGCATGGCGAAGCTCTCCGAACCACAACGAATATCGATAAATAAGTTTTTCTATGAAGAAATGTCTTATGCCGATATTGTTGCACTAACAGGATATGATCTGAAAAGCGTAAAAAGCTACATTCAAAATGGTAAACGTAATTTGAAATTGTGTATAGAAAGCAGACTGAACAATGAAGTTTCTTGATTACATACAAGGAGTCCGTAGAGGGAAAGGCGCTCATCGTATAGAACACGAAGCGATGAATGATCCTTTTTTGTCTGCTGCTATCGAAGGATATGATTCTGTCGAAGGGAATCATGCTGCTCGAATAGCACGCATGCAGGCATCTATACTTGCCCGTACTACTTTGCATGATACAAGGTCAGGAGCATGGAAAATAGCTGTTGCAGCTGTTGCCGTCATTGCTTTGCTTAGTGGATACTTTGCTCTTATGAATCATGAGTCATCAATGGCTCTTGCTCATGAGACCGAAAATTCATATATAAATCTATATGCTCCCGAAGTATATATAGAACAAAAAAGACTGGAGCTTACTGCAATGATGGAAAATGATCCATCACAAGATGCATCCGTAGAATCGGTTGTTCCTATTTCAAATCTCGATGATGTAATCAAGCCGGTAGAAGTACTTCCCTTATATTTACCAGGAACTTATGCTGATCTTAAGAAAGAAGAATCGCAAGAAATGTCTACTTCTACAGAAGATAATAAGAAAATATTTATTGCCGATGCTTCATCCTCTATTCTCGCAGAAGCTAAAGTTCCCGTAACTCAATCGGGAAACACTAAAGCACAGCAAATGCCAGAAAAGTTAAAAGATGCATGGACTACCAAAGAAGTAACTGAAGTAACCCGAAGCAGAATAGTTGAGGTAAATAAAAGCACAGGAAAAGGTAAGAATGAACGTGTTATGGAGATGGCTGTTGCTGAAGAACCAACAAGGTCTACAGTAAAAGAAACAGAGGCGAAAGCAATGCCAAAAGTTGATAGTCATGAAGCTCGTTTATTAGCTGAACAAGCCGGATTTGATAAAATTGAAGTGGTTGGTGCTGACGAATTGGGAGGAAATGCCCTTGAGTTGAATGAGGTAGAAACCTCTACCCGAAAAGTATCACGCGAATCTTTTTACAGACCTAAGGCAAAATCGAATTCATTTGCTTCAGGATCAACTCAACGAACTGAACCCGAGCCACTAATCGGCAAAAAAGAATATAAGAAATATTTGCAAAATAATATGGTTCGTCCACAAGATGATGATTGTAAAAATGTAAAAGGTAAAGTTGTTTTGCAATTATCCGTTGATAAAGATGGTAATCCTACCAATATTATTGTAACAAAAGGTCTCTGCCGATCGTTGGATAGAGAAGCTGTTCGCCTTGTGAAAAGCGGTCCGAAGTGGAAATACGGAACTTTGCGTGCAAATGTTGAAGTACAATTTTAGATAAATACTTATCTTTGCTATCTAAACATTCTTCCTTTAGATAAATGGCAAAAAAAAACTTCTATGTAGTATGGAACGGCGTTATTCCGGGAGTGTATAACTCATGGGATGAATGTAAGGCTCAGGTTTCGGGCTACGATGGAGCAATCTATAAATCATTTCCTTCGTTAGAACAAGCAAAGAAGGCTTTCGATGAAAGCCCTTGGTTGTATGTTGGTAAACAAGCAAAAAAAGAATCACCCAAGAAATTACTTTCTAATCCCGCTATAATAAAAGATAGCCTGGCGGTAGATGCTGCTTGCAGCGGTAATCCGGGCTTAATGGAATATAGAGGAGTCTATGTGTTAACCGGTGAGCAAGTTTTTCATCAGGGGCCCTATGAACAGGGAACCAACAATATCGGAGAGTTCTTGGCTTTGGTGCATGGATTAGCTTTGTTGAAACAAAAAAAACTGGCTATGCCTCTTTATTCAGATAGTGCGAATGCCATTAAATGGGTAAAAGACAAAAAGTGTAAAACAAAACTGGAGAAAACATCTGTGAATCTATCTTTGTTTTATATGATAGAGCGAGCCGAAAATTGGTTAAAGGAAAATACCTATACCACTAAAATTATAAAATGGGAAACCTCGGAATGGGGTGAAATTCCTGCTGACTTTGGTCGAAAATAAATATATAGTTATAACAGCGAAATTATGGCTTTTAACGGATTTACACCTGCTACAATACAATTTTTCAAAGATCTGAAAGATAACAACTATAAAGAGTGGTTCGAAGAACATCGTTCGGTTTATGAGAATGAACTTGTAAAGCCATTTAAGGGGCTTATAGCAACGCTGACTCCTACGATGTATAATATTGATCCGGAATTCGAACTACGTCCTCACAGGGTACTATCTCGTATCTATCGTGACGTGCGTTTTTCTAAAAATAAAGACCCTTACAAAACTTGTTTATGGATGAGTTTTCAGTCTCCGACACCCGATTGGGTAAATATTCCCGGTTTTTTTATGGAGCTTAATGCCGATACCTATTTTTATGGTATGGGATTATTCGGACCAAAGAAAAAAACAATGGATGCTCTACGAGATAGTATAGCATATGATGCTAAAGAGTTTCAGGCTCAAACACAGAAGATACTTGATCGAGGATTTGTGGTATACGGTGATGAATATAAACGTCCTATTCCGAATGAGTTATCGGAGTATTTTCAGCCATGGATACAGCGTAAGAATTTGTATGTTGGTAAAAATCTGCCTATAAATAAGGATGTTTTCTCTCCTAAGTTTGCCGAAGTTATTCGAGAGGATTACGAATCGTTAGTTTGGCTATACGAGTTTCTAAAAGACGAGTGATTGCTTTACATTTAAAAGTATTTATTCCTCAATAACATAGAAAAAGCTCCAATCATTCGATTAGAGCTTTTTTATATTTTGGTCATTTTTTTACTTCTGTTGTTGCTTAATGATGTCGGTAATATCAGATTCATCCATTTTGCCATTCATTCTTACAATTACAATTTCGTTGTTTTCACCATCTATCGCGAAAACAAATATCTGAGGGATTACTGTTCCATCTCTCCTTGCAATGATACGTACCTTATCGTTTTCGTCAATTACATTGATTAAAGTTTCATAACCATTTCCGTCTTGTATATTGTCCAGATCTTTTAAGAAGAGGTCTTTTACTTCAGAAGAGCAAGAACTTAAATTGATTACATCTATGGATTCAAGTTTTTCCATAAAGGGAGGAGCTTGTGATGAAATCATCCCTGTAGAGTCAGCTGCTTTAGCGGCTGCCAACGAAGCTTCGAGCATAGGTCGGTCTACCAATTGATATTCGGCGTTCTCGACCAATGCGAGCCCCGATACCCAATTGCTTAAATCTTGAGCCGAAACAAGTTGGCTCGTAGCAAAAATCAGTAATATAGAGAAAATAAGTTTTTTCATAAATGTTTCTTTAATTGATTGGGTCGGAGACCTTTTTCTTTTTTATTGAGTAGTTTTATTGTAAAATTGTAATCTTCAGATTTAATCGGGAATAAATAAATCGGTTATTCTTTCGCCTCCTGCCAAGTGATATGCTTGTAATCCAAAATTGCGAGCTTCGGTTATGTTAAGTTCATTATCGTCGATAAATAATGTATTTTTAGGATTGAGACGTATGTCTGCCATTACCTGCCTGTATATTTCGTGATCAGGTTTTCTTAGTTGCATTTCATCCGAATAGAAACATTTGATAAATAAATCATCAAAATTTTCGCCGAATTGCTCTCTGTACATTGCTTTGAATTTAACTCTGTGAGGAAAATTGGTATTGCTAAGTAGATAAGTTCTGTAATTTTTCTTTATACTTTCAAGTAAAGCTATGCGTTCGGGTAAATAAGGTTGCAGTAAAGCATTCCATGCATCCCATATTTGTTTTTCGGATACATTCTTTGCTGCCGGATAATCTGTATGAATTGCGTCTATAAACTGTGATGGGGTAATGAGACCTAATTCGAGATCGAGTAGAAATTTTTTGTGGGCAGATATAATATCATCGGAGTCTAACCCTTCGATACGCAGGCTGCTAAAAGCAGCTATAGTCCGTCCTATGTTTATATCCATAATGACTCCACCAAAGTCGAATATAATATTTTCGATCTCTGATACAGGAAAATTCGGTATATTTAATTTCATTTCAACAATTTTTATAAACTACGAATATAGGTAATTTTTTTTTATAGAAACTCTTGTTAGCAAGGGAAAAAGGTGAAAAGTAAAGTAGCAGACACTTTTATTACTGTGTCAAACATATAGGAGCCTATTGGTTGTTATTACGGAGTATATCAATATGGATTTATGTTAATTATTTCATTATTTTTCTATATTTTTGCACACCATTAAATAGCGTGGACTAATTAAGTAACAGAAGATAGTTGATGTTACGTTTTAAAATGGTAATTGTCTGTTGTTGTGGCGCTAGCCAAAGCAATGGGTAGTTTTGTGAACTCAATCCGATTGAAAAAATACTATTTTCTAAAAATAACAAACATATGAGTAAAATAAAAGCAGCAATCGTAGGGTATGGTAATATTGGCAAATATGTACTGGATGCGATTTTAAGTTCTCCTGATTTTGAGGTGGCAGGTATCGTGCGTCGTAACCCCAGTGATGTTCCTGCAGAACTGAAAAGCTATAAAGTAGTAGCAAGTGTTAAAGAACTGGGCAAAGTCGATGTAGCTATTTTGGCGACACCAACCAGAAGCGTTGAAGCTTATGCTAAAGAGTGTTTAGCTTTGGGAATTAATACAGTAGACAGCTACGATATACATGGTGGTATTGTAGACCTTCGTCGTAGTTTGGATGCAGCTGCAAAAGAATACAACGCAGTATCTATTATATCGGCAGGATGGGATCCGGGTACAGACTCGATGATTCGGTCTATGTTCGAATTTATGGCACCTAAAGGTGTTACGTATACAAACTTCGGTCCGGGTATGAGTATGGGACATACAGTAGCGGTAAAAGCTATCAAAGGTGTTAAGGCAGCATTGTCTATGACTATTCCTTTGGGAACAAGTATACATCGTCGCATGGTATATATCGAAGTTGAAGAAGGACACAAGTTTGCAGATGTAGCGGCAGCTATTAAGGCCGATGACTATTTTGCACACGACGAAACGCATGTAACTCAGGTTGACTGTGTGGATGATTTGAAAGATATGGGACATGGTGTAAATATGGTACGTAAAGGAGTTTCGGGTGATACACAAAATCAATTGCTGGATTTTAATATGAAGATTAATAATCCTGCCCTAACGGCTCAGGTATTGGTTGCTTCGGCTCGTGCTTCTTTAAAACAAAATCCTGGGGCATATACAATGATAGAAGTCCCAATTATTGACTATATTTACGGAGAGAGAGAATCTCTAATA encodes:
- a CDS encoding S41 family peptidase, encoding MRSTSSSKRYFVWLPLWIAFGIVIGIIIGNGFSIFTSQKTIFSGGNKFDAVLQYINEAYVDTVNTDELVEKAIPGLIAELDPHSAYFTAKDMELMGDDLEGHFSGIGVQFVLRNDTIMVVSVITGGPSQAAGIRPGDRIVYVNDSLYAGKDMTNEKVMRSLRGAEGTDVKLGIVRLGNAKPIDITVRRGDIPVNTVDISYQPVEKVGYIKISKFGGTTTQEFISAISKLKKQGSESFIIDLRQNTGGYLNAAIDMVNEYLDKGELIVYTQGRAFKREDAIANGSGTSKKDQLIVLMDEGSASASEVFAGAIQDNDRGLIVGRRSFGKGLVQQQQKFTDGSALRLTIARYYTPAGRSIQKPYELGKSKDYNDDLMNRYLRGEFDSQDSIKQENEPVFHTLGGRLVHGNGGIMPDVFIPRDTVGVNSYYISVMNNGLVYEYAFMYTDKNRQRLEKFTNWKDMDAYLSYQPLVANLISLADTKGIRYRPYLVAECRNLLTLQLKANIIRNFFGDEGYYSMILQDDIVLKKAIELIQEKKAYPAAIKAQAYKKISYQLTPSNIPDWRETFPSLWWG
- a CDS encoding 5-formyltetrahydrofolate cyclo-ligase, which codes for MNSKLDSAKDKLRKEIAAEKRQYTSEQLLQMSDEVFSVLEITGMFRDASTIFIYNAMADEVSTQAFIEKWKSEKTFYLPVVKDEHLVFRKLENNTSFEKSKIGVDEPIGDDFTNFSKVDLIIVPGTAFDRKCNRVGRGKGYYDRFLTNIKAPKVGVCFDFQLKDQIPADERDIKMDMIVGENELIW
- a CDS encoding alpha-L-fucosidase yields the protein MKRIRTYQAGLLSLSLLLSGMFSSCTNDDPPKPYGVLPSADQLEWQKMEYYMFIHFGPNTFTDVEWGNGKEDPKVFNPTDVDCRQWAATAKAAGMKGIILTAKHHDGFCLWPSEYSTHTVRESLWKDGKGDLLKELSEACKEYGLKFGVYLSPWDQNHPAYGTPEYNQIFANTLTEVLSNYGPIFEQWFDGANGEHEGGKKQVYDWKMFHDIVYKNQPHAIIFSDVGPGCRWMGNERGVAGETNWSRLNIEGFGPGKAAPPTDTLNIGNVHGAAWVPAETDVSIRPGWFFSPSTNDKVKSIDQLMDIYYTSVGRNSNLLLNVPPDRRGRIHANDSTRLMEFHKEIESIFSNDLSKGATVKASKTRANSSKYAASNLLDDNYDSYWTTDDDVLTASLEIDLGQAKSFNRLVLQEYIPLGQRVAKFNVEYLNGDKWEEVAQATTIGYKRILRFPTITTQKLRINIQSSLACPILNKVGLFAAPEKLSSPVVMRNKEGVVSIACATPEPVIYYTTDGSEPTTSSKVYKGEFKLSEGGTVKALATIDKGKNQSEVVSVVYDIAPVLWSVVSPVADNLSFIVDGNPNSYVAVKDNTPVVIDLGSKLNLKGFSYDPLKSETANNVYKYNLYTSLDGKTWTKVQSNAAFNNIKNNPIKQNVLFDKAVEAKFLKFEPLQTTASSKDYIVAELGVITK
- a CDS encoding carboxypeptidase-like regulatory domain-containing protein produces the protein MKSKLGIILVLLCVVSFYIYDSKDIKKTKQQEKEVLINGKIVNTADDKPIEGVTIAIQGTNPKSLSNANGEYAIMARGDQELVFKHPKYKSLVIVAKDAKAIKMEATNPDDVKRLQEDFEKAK
- a CDS encoding RNA polymerase sigma factor — encoded protein: MRFFKQNRERSVDYTDEELLGQYRETGDSEYFGQLYNRYIPLVYGLCLKYLQNEDQSQDAVMEIFENLLPRVGTYEIKVFKTWLYSVVRNHCFHLLKENKKEIIVDFDSTVMESDTILTLLSEDVEKEQEDALNYCMAKLSEPQRISINKFFYEEMSYADIVALTGYDLKSVKSYIQNGKRNLKLCIESRLNNEVS
- a CDS encoding energy transducer TonB, coding for MKFLDYIQGVRRGKGAHRIEHEAMNDPFLSAAIEGYDSVEGNHAARIARMQASILARTTLHDTRSGAWKIAVAAVAVIALLSGYFALMNHESSMALAHETENSYINLYAPEVYIEQKRLELTAMMENDPSQDASVESVVPISNLDDVIKPVEVLPLYLPGTYADLKKEESQEMSTSTEDNKKIFIADASSSILAEAKVPVTQSGNTKAQQMPEKLKDAWTTKEVTEVTRSRIVEVNKSTGKGKNERVMEMAVAEEPTRSTVKETEAKAMPKVDSHEARLLAEQAGFDKIEVVGADELGGNALELNEVETSTRKVSRESFYRPKAKSNSFASGSTQRTEPEPLIGKKEYKKYLQNNMVRPQDDDCKNVKGKVVLQLSVDKDGNPTNIIVTKGLCRSLDREAVRLVKSGPKWKYGTLRANVEVQF
- a CDS encoding viroplasmin family protein; the protein is MAKKNFYVVWNGVIPGVYNSWDECKAQVSGYDGAIYKSFPSLEQAKKAFDESPWLYVGKQAKKESPKKLLSNPAIIKDSLAVDAACSGNPGLMEYRGVYVLTGEQVFHQGPYEQGTNNIGEFLALVHGLALLKQKKLAMPLYSDSANAIKWVKDKKCKTKLEKTSVNLSLFYMIERAENWLKENTYTTKIIKWETSEWGEIPADFGRK
- a CDS encoding DUF2461 domain-containing protein; translated protein: MAFNGFTPATIQFFKDLKDNNYKEWFEEHRSVYENELVKPFKGLIATLTPTMYNIDPEFELRPHRVLSRIYRDVRFSKNKDPYKTCLWMSFQSPTPDWVNIPGFFMELNADTYFYGMGLFGPKKKTMDALRDSIAYDAKEFQAQTQKILDRGFVVYGDEYKRPIPNELSEYFQPWIQRKNLYVGKNLPINKDVFSPKFAEVIREDYESLVWLYEFLKDE
- a CDS encoding DUF4252 domain-containing protein, which produces MKKLIFSILLIFATSQLVSAQDLSNWVSGLALVENAEYQLVDRPMLEASLAAAKAADSTGMISSQAPPFMEKLESIDVINLSSCSSEVKDLFLKDLDNIQDGNGYETLINVIDENDKVRIIARRDGTVIPQIFVFAIDGENNEIVIVRMNGKMDESDITDIIKQQQK
- a CDS encoding HAD family phosphatase yields the protein MKLNIPNFPVSEIENIIFDFGGVIMDINIGRTIAAFSSLRIEGLDSDDIISAHKKFLLDLELGLITPSQFIDAIHTDYPAAKNVSEKQIWDAWNALLQPYLPERIALLESIKKNYRTYLLSNTNFPHRVKFKAMYREQFGENFDDLFIKCFYSDEMQLRKPDHEIYRQVMADIRLNPKNTLFIDDNELNITEARNFGLQAYHLAGGERITDLFIPD
- a CDS encoding diaminopimelate dehydrogenase; this encodes MSKIKAAIVGYGNIGKYVLDAILSSPDFEVAGIVRRNPSDVPAELKSYKVVASVKELGKVDVAILATPTRSVEAYAKECLALGINTVDSYDIHGGIVDLRRSLDAAAKEYNAVSIISAGWDPGTDSMIRSMFEFMAPKGVTYTNFGPGMSMGHTVAVKAIKGVKAALSMTIPLGTSIHRRMVYIEVEEGHKFADVAAAIKADDYFAHDETHVTQVDCVDDLKDMGHGVNMVRKGVSGDTQNQLLDFNMKINNPALTAQVLVASARASLKQNPGAYTMIEVPIIDYIYGERESLIKKLV